Below is a genomic region from Salmo trutta chromosome 19, fSalTru1.1, whole genome shotgun sequence.
cctagatctaacatagaaatacagaacatagaacaaccaaaaaccccggactactctaaacaaacacccctctacataaacacatttaccaacaaaccccgaaccacataaaacaaacaccccctgccacgtcctgaccaaactataataacaataacccctttactggtcaggacgtgacacacagcacttcaataacacttgacataagatcttctctaaacaagaaaaagtgagaaaaaaatatatatatataaacaattgaagtcagaagtttacatacacttaggttggagtcattaatactcgtttttcaaccactccacaaatttctttttaacaaactatattttggcaagttggttaggacatctactctgtgcatgacacaagtaatttttccaacagttgtttagacagattatttaacttataattcactgtatcacaattccagtgtgtcagaagtttacatacactaagttgactgtgcctttaaacagcttggaaaattccagaaaatgatgtcatggctttagaaacttctgataatttatgtcaattggaggtgtacctgtggatgtatttcaaggcctaccttcaaactcagtgcctctttgcttgacatcatgggaaaatcaaaagaaatcagccaagacctcagattatTTGTTTTTGACCtctgcaagtctggttcatccttgggagcaatttccaaacgcctgaaggtaccacgttcatctgtacaaacaatagtacggaagtataaacaccatgtgaccacgcagccgtcataccgctcaggaaggagacgcgttgtgtctcctagagatgaacgtactttggtgcgaaaagtgcaaatcaatcccagaacaacagcaaaggaccttgagaagatgctggaggaaaccggtacaaaagtatctatatccactgtaaaacgagtcctatatcgacataacctgaaaggccgctccgcaaggaagaagccactgttccaaaactgacataaaaaagccagactacggtttgcaactgcacatggggacaaagattgtactttttggagaaatgtcctctggtctgatgaaacaaaaatagaactgtttgaccataatgaccatcgttatgtttggaggaaaaagggggatgcttgcaagacgaagatcaccatcccaaccgtgaagcacgggggtgctttgatgcaggagggactggtgcccttcacaaaatagatggcatcatgaggaagcaaaattatgtgggtatattgaagctacttctcaagacatcaatcaggaagttgaagcttggtcgcaaatgggtcttccaaatggacaatgaccccaagcatacttccaaagttgtggcaaaatggcttaaggacaacaaagtcaaggtaatggaatggccatcacaacgccctgacctcaatcccatacaaagtttgtgggcagaactgaaaatgcgtgtgcgagcaaggaggcctacaaacctgactcagttacagcaactctgtcaggaggaatgggccgaaattcacccaacttattgtggaaggctacccgaaatgtttgaaccaagttaaacaatttaaaggcaatgctaccaaatactaattgagtgtatttaaacttctgacccactgggaatgtgatgaaagaaattaaacattccctactattattctgacatttcagattcttaaaatagtggtaatcctaactaacctaaacagggaattttgactccgattaaatgtcaggaattgtgagaaacggagtttaaatgtaattggctaaggtgtatgtaaacttccgacttcaactgtatatacagcagcacctcccccataagcatttgtctcttctatagatgttatatccttttattgctactgctgtatcatcaaattaattatctgagtctcagaaatggcttaTTTCTAAAGCTACATATAGTgatatgggctattttcatccTTTTCCTGGGTGGCTTATCAGAGATGGACATAATACAGAAAAAGCAAACAAAGCAAATtgttatacgtgtgtgtgtgcgctgcggggttgaagctatGAACAcgtaggcttggctctctcatcccttccaagCTTTTGGGACAAAGAGCCTGTCATAGCAGATGTAAGTAATGTCCCCActcgctctggcagctttcatgactgggataagttctttcctcttctggcgcagAGCTTCAGGATCATGTTCTTGGCTCTTTCTAGAACAGCTAcattgtccttgaacctcaggaacttgaccactatcggcctgggtcagtggtgggttttccagtcctgtgggcatgctccacctcaatcttcctgtggtccatcttcagatTCTCCGCGATCATTTTCCTCACTATGTCCTCCgactccgtccaggtctcatgtggagattctacAATTCCGTCCACAACAATGTCGTTCCGCCTTGATTTTCCCTTGCCGTTCTCATGTTTAAACTCATcaagctgaccctgggagaactgcaaactgttcttcaggtcctgagcctctctggtcaggtcatctattcttttattagttgactcCATCAGTATTTGGCCAAAAACTTGAAgcaattttcttgttgttgtaacaactgctggTAGAACTCCTTTCTGTTCATTTTAAAtatccttcacctgtgatagacACCAGTATCCTCAGTGGTACTCCCgctggctttggtctttgtcatggtagcaacGTAGGTTAAGCTGTCACTCCTCGCatttccagacagggcaggtcacagggaagattgaacacaacaacaaacagcagggatctagccAGTCACAAGCCCAGGAAAATCCGCAGCCCTAGCAACAAATGGCTATCCGCGTTGCAGGTTGCtttcaagccctcaagaaaaccatgctagcttgataggcagctagctagcagctggGCTACTTTCTACGCCAAGCAGCTCCTCAGACCCGGCCTTTGttcggcaggatcactggacagatagtagcggtcccagcaactgatgccaaccgcGTTGCGGGAACGAAACTCAAAAGGTAGCTAGCTATTAACCAAACCTTTTCAATCGACTTTCAAAACTTTTCAAAACATCAAATAGAGCTCTCCCTCGTTCTGCGTTCAACAGGACGTGACGTCAGCACTCTGTAGtaggactcccgagtggcgcagttgtctaaggcactgcatcacagtgctagctgtgccactagagattctgggttcgagtccaggctctgtcgcagccggccgcgaccggagACCCAAGGGGCGGCTCACAATTaacccagcattgtccgggtttggggagggtttggccgacaggaatgtccttgtcccatcgcgcactagcgactcctgtggagggccgggcgcagtgcacgctgacacggtcaccaggtgcacggtgtttcctctgacacattggtgcggctggattccgggttaagtgggcattgtgtcaagaagcagtgcggcttggttgtgtttcggaggacaaaCTGCTCTCGACCATCGCCTCTCCCGaggccgtacgggagttgcagcgatgagacaagactgtaactaccaattggataccacgaaattggggagcaaaaagggtaaaaaaaaatcaCTCTGTAGTATCTCTAGCTCTGCTTTAGTCTTTGCAATGACAAGCAACATGAGCTCTAGAGAGCGTTTGTTCAAAATATTGTCCCGTCTCTGCATTAAATGACTGTCTTCTAAGACAAAAGCAGGGGGCCTTGTTAATTCTAAGCCCCCGAAGGATACTCCAATAGAATGCCATAACTGGCCAGTTTCTTTCTTTATTCTTCCACTTCTCTGTTTAATTTGTCAATGTCAATATTGGGTTCGATTGGCTCGGCGAGATCTTGGAAAAGTGAATGTGGTAGTATAATGCTCTTCCGTATAAGAAAGAGTATCAGATCTTGCAGACGTCTTTGTGCGTATTTTGGCAAAAGTGCTCATTGTAAAATGCCTTTGTGGCGATAGGCGAGCTACGGGGGGGTGTGTGGGTGTCCTCCACGACCCGCCCTTAGtagaaaaattgaaaaaagggtatACCGAAACGCGCTTCAGCCCAGCTGAatatttctgtctttctctgtagATTACCAGTAAAAGCAGAGAATCCACTTGGGCGCTGGTGAAGAGTGTCAGCGATGCCTTCTCTGGATGGCTGCTCATGCTGCTGATTGGACTCATGTCAGGTCAGTCTAAACGGATACAGATGTTTATGATTAGACTTTTTCATTTGATCCCTTCTACTAAACCCCACACATCAACGCCCTGGAAACCATTGATAGTGTTGTGATCTATTCCAGGTGCTTTGGCAGGTGGGATCGACATATCAGCTCACTGGATGACAGACCTCAAGGAAGGGGTTTGTCTGAACGGGTTCTGGTTCAACCATGAGCACTGCTGTTGGACCTCCAATGAGACTACCTTCCAGGAGAGGGACAAGTGTCCCCAGTGGAAAAGCTGGGCCGAGCTCATCATTGGCACGACAGAGGTGGGTTAAAATTGTACTACTTGACCCATTGTTTTTGTTTTACGTGATTTATTTTGGTCAGTCTTATTGTGAAATTTCTCTCTGCAAGGGTCCCTTTGCGTACATTATGAACTACCTAATGTACGTGTGCTGGGCTCTACTATTCTCCTTCCTGGCTGTGACACTGGTCAGGGCCTTCGCCCCCTATGCCTGTGGCTCTGGAATCCCGGAGGTACGACTACTTTATGCCTCTTGCCTTATTTGATATGTCTTTTGAAAAAGGACAAATGACATGGTTAATTTACCCATGCTATTTATTTTCTGCACCAGATCAAAACCATATTGAGTGGGTTCATCATCCGAGGGTACCTGGGGAAGTGGACCCTGATAATCAAGACCATCACCCTGGTCCTGGCTGTGTCATCAGGGCTCAGCCTAGGGAAGGAGGGGCCCCTGGTCCACGTGGCCTGCTGCTGTGGCAACATCCTATGCCACCTGTTCACCAAGTACCGTAAGAACGAGGCCAAGCGCAGAGAGGTGAGGAACAATAGCAGTGGGCTATTCACAAACAGCTACACGTTTTATCGTGTAGGAACACTGATGTTGTTTTGCATTGACGCCATGTCAAAGGAATTTGAGAGCGCCTCAAGTCAGACTCAGCACGGGAAACCCCCATGAGAGTATAAATAGCCTGTAGATGGTCTCGTGGGTTTACGATTTCAATAAACATATACCCCACGGTGATGCTTGTTCTCCCCTGCCACAGCGAGCTAGTACGACTGGCAGTGCAGTGCCAACAATTATCGTTCTCAATTCTGTAAACACTGCGCCTGAGATGTAATTTCCAACACAGAGATATTTGGCATTGATTCACAGCATTATATGAGCTGTTATTCAGCTTTGTTGCTGTGCTGTGTTATAAAGGCTTAGTGTAAGGCCACACTGATCACCTTCTTCTCCTTGGTTGTTTGTGTCAGGTtctgtctgctgctgctgccgttGGTGTGTCTGTGGCTTTCGGTGCTCCCATAGGAGGAGTGCTCTTCAGTTTGGAAGAGGTGAGAAGCGCCTTGGCTTCTTCTTATTCTTCTTTTGCAAATCTATGTGCTTTCTGATTCAAGTTGAACTACTCTTAAAGTTAAATTGAAATTCAATTCAAATGTTGACATTTTGACTATGGTCACTGTGTAACTGTCCGTCTTCTCATGGCCCTGTCAGGTGAGCTACTACTTCCCTCTGAAGACCCTGTGGCGGTCGTTCTTCGCGGCCCTGGTGGCAGCCTTCACCCTGCGCTCCATCAACCCGTTTGGCAACAGCCGCCTGGTGCTGTTCTACGTGGAGTTCCACACCCCCTGGCACCTCCTGGAGCTCGTACCCTTCGTCCTCCTTGGCATCTTCGGCGGCATCTGGGGCGCCTTCTTCATCCGAGCCAACATCGCGTGGTGCCGGCGGCGTAAGACCACGTGGCTGGGCCACTACCCGGTCCTGGAGGTTCTGGTTGTCACCGCGGTCACGGCGGTGGTGGCTTTCCCTAACAGCTACACCCGCACCAGCACCAGCGAGCTCATCTCGGAGCTCTTCAACGACTGTGGCCTGCTGGACTCCTCCAAGCTGTGCAACTATGACAACGCCAACGTCACCAAGAGCAGCAACGAGCTGCCGGACCGTCCGGCTGGAGATGACGTCTACACGGCCATGTGGCAGCTGTCCCTGGCCCTCGTCTTTAAGATGCTCATCACCGTGGTTACCTTCGGCATGAAGGTACGAGAGGACCTCGTTCCTTCTACCGTAGCCTGTCTGTATGGCACATCTGTCCAGCGATGTCACCACTTACTTGTATGATTTCAATGCGAGAGCTCTTCCATGGGATTTGAGTATTTTACATAAATCATGTCTTTCCTGTTCCTCCAGGTTCCTTCTGGGCTGTTCATTCCTAGTATGGCGGTGGGGGCAATTGCAGGCAGGCTGCTGGGTATAGGCATGGAGCAGCTGGCCTACTACCACCATGACTGGGCGATCTTCAGGGGCTGGTGTTCTCCTGGTGCTGACTGCATCACCCCAGGCCTCTACGCCATGGTGGGGGCTGCTGCTTGCTTAGGTAAGGGCTGCAAGAGTGCTGTATGTTGGCACCTTGCATGTCTAAGAGTGTTTTCTTCACTTGGTTTTGTCTTTACTCTGAACTCCTTTGTTCCTGGTTAAATGTCAACATTAGGCATAGCCTCGAGACTTGTGCCTCCAGCCCTCTCTCTGTGCCCACAGGTGGGGTGACCCGCATGACCGTATCCCTGGTGGTCATCATGTTCGAGCTGACCGGAGGGCTGGAGTACATCGTGCCCCTGATGGCCGCGGCCATGACCAGCAAGTGGGTGGCGGATGCCATCGGGCGCGAGGGCATCTACGAGGCTCACATCCGCCTCAACGGTTACCCCTTCCTGGAGGCCAAGGAGGAGTTCAGTCATAAAACCCTGGCCATGGACGTGATGCGGCCGCGTCGCAGTGACCCGCCGCTCTCTGTACTGACCCAGGACGGCATGACGGTAGAGGACGTGGAGACCATGATCACAGAGACCACCTACAGCGGTTTCCCCGTGGTGGTCTCTCATGAGTCCCAGCGCCTGGTGGGCTTCGTGCTGCGCAGGGACCTCACCATCTCCATAGGTATGGATGATGGGTCATCGCCCTGTGTCGTGCTAGGTGCTGGCTTTTGACCAATATGTTCATTGTCATAGCTGAGTGTGGTTACATGGACACAATAAGGcaattattgtggatagtcacaTGAATTTAATAGTTTGATTTGCAAGAAGAACGGTTTCCCTAATTGTCTTGTTTACATGGACACGTTCTAAAATCAGGCGACCTAGTGGCACTCAGATCAATGCAGAAAATCGCCAAAtcaaaataaacttttgtttccacAGCGGCCATGTTATTTTTGGAACTAATATTTGAGTCgggacatataaagtttgtatgttAAAACAATTTCTAAGATGCATACATTCAGTTGTTCTGAACTCAACTTCACTCGCGCTAGAGAGGGAGGCTCGCTCGGCTGGTGCTAACACATCCGTTTATCAGACATACCACTGGAACGCTGATTAAGGTCTtcacatgtcctaataatttaaAAGATTTCTCAAATGCTTACTTCGATTTGACATTACGCCGATTTTTAAGATAAGCGGAGTAAGGTGTTAACGTGACTAGTGCcgtaatcagtttaatatcgaaTTATTACTAATTATTATGTAGACGTACTCAATGTCATTAGCAGtgtgtttaacacctttttggtttatTTGTCTCTGCCCCTCCTCTGTAAAACCCTCTCCCCTCTCAGA
It encodes:
- the LOC115154861 gene encoding H(+)/Cl(-) exchange transporter 5, with the protein product MDNTGYCNESSTSDEDMVEIAGATLDFSTTEDVPPLDRDKGSGDNPVMEEVNGVPKLMDLLDDPVPGVGTYEDFNTIDWVREKSKDRDRHREITSKSRESTWALVKSVSDAFSGWLLMLLIGLMSGALAGGIDISAHWMTDLKEGVCLNGFWFNHEHCCWTSNETTFQERDKCPQWKSWAELIIGTTEGPFAYIMNYLMYVCWALLFSFLAVTLVRAFAPYACGSGIPEIKTILSGFIIRGYLGKWTLIIKTITLVLAVSSGLSLGKEGPLVHVACCCGNILCHLFTKYRKNEAKRREVLSAAAAVGVSVAFGAPIGGVLFSLEEVSYYFPLKTLWRSFFAALVAAFTLRSINPFGNSRLVLFYVEFHTPWHLLELVPFVLLGIFGGIWGAFFIRANIAWCRRRKTTWLGHYPVLEVLVVTAVTAVVAFPNSYTRTSTSELISELFNDCGLLDSSKLCNYDNANVTKSSNELPDRPAGDDVYTAMWQLSLALVFKMLITVVTFGMKVPSGLFIPSMAVGAIAGRLLGIGMEQLAYYHHDWAIFRGWCSPGADCITPGLYAMVGAAACLGGVTRMTVSLVVIMFELTGGLEYIVPLMAAAMTSKWVADAIGREGIYEAHIRLNGYPFLEAKEEFSHKTLAMDVMRPRRSDPPLSVLTQDGMTVEDVETMITETTYSGFPVVVSHESQRLVGFVLRRDLTISIDNARQRQDGIVCTSRIFFTEYTPPQPPSSPPPLKLRGIMDLSPFTVTDHTAMDIVVDIFRKLGLRQCLITHNGRLLGIITKKDILKHVAQIANRDPDSILFN